One Spea bombifrons isolate aSpeBom1 chromosome 1, aSpeBom1.2.pri, whole genome shotgun sequence DNA window includes the following coding sequences:
- the MRPL52 gene encoding 39S ribosomal protein L52, mitochondrial yields MAAPLIVRHLELFAALRSRAAVCVRKRALHNSTPLCAGQEWRIRNGFARSNSEYGPLTDLPDWSFADGRPAPTWKGHLRRKEEREALTRRVILLSTEMEAGLTNWREKQQALEEEHVQKKKMQLKPKAIFKKKAECH; encoded by the exons ATGGCGGCGCCCTTGATAG TAAGGCATCTAGAGTTGTTTGCTGCGTTACGGAGCAGAGCGGCAGTATGTGTAAGAAAGAGGGCTCTGCATAATAGCACGCCCCTATGTGCAGGGCAGGAATGGAGGATAAG AAATGGCTTTGCTCGCAGCAATTCTGAATATGGCCCGTTGACTGATCTCCCGGACTGGAGTTTTGCAG ATGGACGTCCTGCCCCAACATGGAAAGGCCACCTTAGAAGAAAGGAGGAACGAGAGGCATTGACT CGTCGTGTGATTCTTCTTAGCACAGAAATGGAAGCTGGTTTGACAAACTGGAGAGAGAAACAGCAAGCTCTCGAGGAGGAACACGTGCAGAAAAAGAAGATGCAGCTAAAGCCTAAAGcaattttcaaaaagaaagCAGAATGCCATTAA